A region of Malaclemys terrapin pileata isolate rMalTer1 chromosome 5, rMalTer1.hap1, whole genome shotgun sequence DNA encodes the following proteins:
- the LOC128837934 gene encoding nanos homolog 1-like, translating into MACLERRCRDAATFDFWTDYLGLCALVGPARPPAAPAAPALPAAPCPCALRDGGCSAPGPAAALRDLEQRFALLRPFQPAGGGALRPGRGRASEGGCAAGPGPFELLGAERKGRRGPPGGGRAKPEPKICVFCRNNGAPQEVFGSHVLKSLDGRVLCPILRAYTCPLCSARGDNAHTIKYCPLSRQPPPQRVLKGRAAGRRLPLF; encoded by the coding sequence atGGCGTGTCTGGAGCGCCGCTGTCGCGACGCCGCCACCTTCGACTTCTGGACCGACTACCTGGGGCTGTGCGCCCTggtgggcccggcccggccgcccGCCGCGCCCGCCGCCCCCGCGCTGCCGGCTGCGCCCTGCCCCTGCGCCCTGCGCGACGGCGGCTGCTCcgcgcccggccccgccgccGCCCTGCGCGACCTGGAGCAGCGCTTCGCCCTGCTGCGCCCCTTCCAGCCCGCCGGCGGCGGGGCGCTGCGCCCGGGCCGCGGCCGGGCCTCGGAAGGCGGCTGCGCGGCCGGCCCGGGCCCCTTCGAGCTGCTGGGCGCGGAGCGCAAGGGGCGCAGGGGGCCCCCAGGCGGCGGCCGGGCCAAGCCCGAGCCCAAGATCTGCGTCTTCTGCCGGAACAACGGGGCGCCCCAGGAGGTGTTCGGCTCGCACGTGCTCAAGAGCTTGGACGGCCGGGTGCTGTGCCCGATCCTGCGCGCCTACACCTGCCCGCTGTGCAGCGCCCGCGGCGACAACGCGCACACCATCAAGTACTGCCCGCTCTCCCGCCAGCCGCCGCCGCAGCGCGTCCTCAagggccgggccgcgggccgcCGCCTCCCCCTCTTCTAG